CTTCTCGTGCAGGATGATCACGAGGTCGCGATTGCCCTCGACGTCGTTTTGCCACGATGCGAGCAGATCGCGCGTGCCATCGCGGCTGCCGTCGTCGACAATCACAATTTCTAGTGGCAACTGAGTGGCTCGCAGCCGAGCAACAACCCCCGAGAGCGTTTTAATTTCGTTGTAGACCGGAATCACCACCGACAACTTAAAACCTTCCGGTATGCGATACACTCCGAGTTCAGCAGCCAGTTTGATGCCAAGCGTGGTTTCGATGGAAGCAGCCTGGGCTTCATCGCCAATCGAAGAGCGGCTGAGGTTGGAAATCGGGTTGGAACTGTCCCAGGGCATGTCGTCGCAAACCTTGCGCTGCGAGTCGAGAAAGAGATCGTGATGCACAAACGTTGGCCACCGCAGCATCCTTTGCAGTATACGCACCCGCTTGTTGCGCGATAGATCACCGCCGTTTCCGCTCGAAGATAAGCCGATAAGTGAGAACCGATGATGACCACCGATCTGCTGCAAGTTGCAGCCATTCAAATGCGGGCGACCGATGATGTGGCAGCCAATTTTGCCACTGCAGTGACACTCGTTGGCCAAGCGGCTGCAGCGGGGGCGCGGCTGGTGGTGCTTCCCGAACTATTTGTTTCGTATGGCGATCTCGCTCGCACAGCAGCGGTTGCGCAGTCGCTCTTAGGAACCTGGATTACCGAACTCCAGCAGCTCGCGAAATCAAAAAACATCTGGCTCGTCGCGGGAAGCATTCCCGAGCAGGTGGCAAACGACCAGCGTGCTTATAACTGTTCCACGGTCATTTCTCCGACGGGGGAGATCGTTGCGGCTTATCGCAAAATCCATTTGTTCGACGTCGAGATCGCGGGACGTGTAGCGTCGCAAGAATCGCTGCACCTGCTACCTGGTAACGAACTCGTAGTGGTGAAGATCGACGACTGGCAAGTCGGCATCGCGATTTGTTACGACCTGCGGTTTCCCGAACTTTTTCGAAATCTGGCAACGCTTGGCGCCGAGCTTGTCGTGATTCCCGCCGCTTTCACCCGCACTACCGGAAAAGATCACTGGGACCTTCTTGTGCGTACTCGCGCACTTGATGCGCAGGCGTATATCGTCGCTGCTAATCAGGGTGGCGATCACAACGGACAATCGTCGAGCTATGGGCATTCGATGATCGTCGAGCCGTGGGGAAAAGTGATCGCACAGATCGACTCCGAGGATGAAGGAATTGTGTTCAGCTCGATCGATCGCAAGCGTGTTGCCGAAGTTCGCAGGCAACTTCCCGTACTGCGCAATCGGCGGCTGCTCGATGCGTCATTTCCGCCGCTGCATCGCACTAACTCTTCAGGTAATGCCGAACAAATGTGAAGTAATTGTTAACTATTTGGTAGCTAATTGATAACGATTTACAAAAGAGTTCCTTGTCAATACTTAAGCAATCGCTATGGAATTGCTGCAGACTTTGGCGGATGTGCGTTTGTTGTTTTGCCTCGAGTGATTGTGTCGCTGTCAATGCCTGATGAGGAAAAAACAAGCGATTTTGCTCTCGTGGCACTGCTAGCGACACGATTCCAAAAATCTCTGCGGAGCCTTGCTTGACAATTCACGCTCGCTTCGCAAAATACGACCCATGCTCAATGCGGCAGTCAACAAGCTGCCAGTCGAGTGGATCAGGGTTCGGTTGAGTTTGCGTTCTCTTCTCCCCGCACTCTCCTCCACCTGATGGCCCGGTACTTTTTATCTGCAGTTGTGTTTTCCATTGCTGTCCCTACGATGACGCATTCGCTTAGCTTCGTAGGTCCCAATGACGAACTCCCCTTCTCTGCAACCTTATTTCGGATGTGTGATTGGTCGTAGTTCGTTTTCAGGTGAGTCGATCGGTGAGTAGCTGCGAACGGATCGCGGCTCGATACTGAGAGACAGATTTCACTCGAATCAAAATTCCAAACTATGCGTGGGGCGACGACTGAGAGGAACGACAGTCGGCGACTCGATCGTGGAACGGATGCCCCCCCGTGTTTTGGACTTTCAAGTGTGAAGTTGACTTGCTGAATTGCAACGAACTGTGCTCTGCTGTACGCAGGAGCGTTTGTGAAACAACGCCGCGTTAAGCTTGGCTGATTGAGGTTCACTTTGCAGGCCGATGTGCTGATTGCCGTTGGTTCGAATCTTGGATCGGCTGCCGAAAATCTCGACCGCGCGGTGGAGCATCTCGAGCAGCTACCGGGGCTCGAAATCACCGCTGTTAGCTCGTGGCACATCACTCAGCCGATCGGCGGCCCTGCGGGACAACCGACATTTGCCAACGGTGCTTTGCGAGCACAAACCACGCTCTCGCCACACGAATTGCTCCGGCAACTTCAGCAGGTTGAGCAGCAGCTGCATCGCGAGCGAAAAGAGTTCTGGGGCCCGCGCACGCTCGACCTCGACCTGCTGCTGTACGGCGATCAGGCTCTTGACGATCCGCTGCTGGTCCTGCCGCACCCGCGTATGGCGGTCCGACCTTTCGTGCTGCATCCTGCGGCTGAGATCGCCAGCGACATGCTCCACCCGCCCAGTGGCCGAACCATTGGCGCACTCGCCAGCCATCTCGCGGCATCCCCCAAGCTGCTGGCCATTCTCGGAGGGCTCCCTTCTTTTCGCAGTCAGCTCGCTGAAGAAATTGCTCGCGTCAGCGGCGCACGCCTCACAAGGCAAGCCGATGCAACATCCAGTGATGCCCAGTGGGAGGCTGTCACTTGCGACTGGCTCCCTGCTGCGACTGGTCCTGCGCTCTCGCGTGATTTGCCGCGCTCGCTGCTGCTGGTGGCAAGTGAATCCTCGGATCAGCCGATCAACGTTTGGAGGCGAGCCAGGCTGCTTCCACCGATGATTGTCGCCAGGTCGCTCGATCTTGCACTGCTGGTGCGCGAGGGCGTCGCGATGATTGACTGCATGCGATAAAATCGCCAGCGTGTCGCAAGGCGCGATACTGGAGTGGTTTAACTTCGCAGCGGGCAGGTCTTTGTGGCTACACCGGTTCAAGTAATTCACAACGTTCGCGAGATGCAATCGCTCGTCCTGGCTTGGCGACGTGCGGGACTGCGCAGCGGACTCGTGCCGACAATGGGTGCTCTGCATGCAGGTCACATCAGCTTGATCCATGCCGCTCGCGAAAAATGCGATCGGGTGGCAGCCACCATTTTCGTAAACCCGACGCAGTTTGGACCGAAAGAAGATTTTTCCAAATATCCGCGCACGCTCGATGCCGATCTCGCGATGCTGTCGGAGGCTGGCTGCGATGCTGTCTTCGTTCCCGATCGCGAGGCGATGTATCCCAGCGGATTCTCGACGTCGGTCGAGCCACCTTCGGTGAGTCAGCCGCTCGAAGGGGTTTGTCGTCCCGGGCATTTTCGAGGCGTGGTCACGGTGGTGCTGAAACTGTTTGGCATTGCCCCCACCGATGCCTCGTTCTTTGGGCACAAAGATTATCAGCAGGCGCGTGTGATTCAGGCTATGGCGAGCGACCTGAATGTTCCGATGGAAGTCCACATTTGCCCGACGGTGCGCGAGCCCGATGGTCTGGCAATGAGCAGCCGAAATCGGTATTTGTCACCCGAGGAGCGGCAACGAGCGCTTTCCCTGTGGCGAGCTCTTGAGCGTTGTCGCTTACAACTGGCTTGTGGCGAGCATCGCACCGCCGAACTTGCCGCTGCGATGGAGAAAGAGCTCATCAGCGGCGTCGACGCGATTGAGTATGCGGTGGTCGTCGATCCCGTTACACTACAGCCGATAGAACTTGTGGAGCAGCAAGCCATCGCGCTCATCGCTGCCAAAATTGGGACGACCCGTCTGATCGACAACTTGCTCCTCAGCACCGATCCTCGCGTAACGACAACTGACGCTACGGCCAAACCGACATCTGGCAATCCCTCTCAGCACTAACGATTCACGGAAGTTCGATTGTGCGAAGCACCCTCTTTGTCATTCCCCACGAGATCGCCGGCCTCCCTGTTTTAGGGCTGGGCTGGGCCCTCATCGTGTGGAGTCTTGTGACCCTGGGTTTATGGGGCTGGTGGATTCGCAAACGAGGGTTCACTCCCGAATTTTGGTCGATCGTCCCATTCCCGTTGATGATTGCAGCCGCCATTGCGCTGCTGCTTCCTCGTCTCGAACTGATCGATGCCAAAAGCCTTCCCATCGGACTGCCGATTCGGGGCTATGGCGTCATGCTGATGCTCGCCACGGTTTCCGGCGTCGGAATCAGCGCCTGGCGCGCTCAAAAACTGGGTATCGATCCAGAGAAGATCTACGAACTGGCGGTCTGGATGTTCGCAGCCGGGATCATCGGCGCGAGGCTGTTCTACGTCATTCAGTATTCCGAGGATTTTAAGCGAAGCACGATTGTCGAAACGTTGCAGGCGATCGCGAACATCCAGCAAGGAGGGCTTGTCGTTTTCGGCGCTCTGCTGGCCGCAATCCCCGCCGCTTTCTTCCTGATTCGACGCTATAAACTTCCGTTCCTCGCAGTGGCCGACATCATCACTCCGGGGATGCTCGTCGGACAGGCGGTCGGCCGACTCGGGTGCTTTCTGCACGGCTGTTGTTTCGGCGGCATCTGCGATATCGATTCTGTCGCGGTGACTTTTCCTCAGGAAAGCCCACCCTATGTGCGTCATCTCGAAATGGGCTGGAAAAGTGGCGTTTGGCTCGACCGCGAGAATCTCACCTCCGACAGTACCACCGACCGTGTGGTGGTGGCGAAGGTGGAAAAGAATTCAGCGGCCGAGCGGGCTGGCCTGAAGGCGGGACAGCAGATCATTTCGATTGGTGGTAAATCGCTCACATCACTCGACGAAGCGCGAGCCCAGCTGGCACGCGTGCGAACGTCGTACGAGGTGACGACCAGCAAAGGAGACGTGCTCCGCTGGACCATCAAAGCGCTTCCTGCTCGTAGCGCGCCGATTCATCCGACACAAATCTATTCGGCCATCGATGCGTTTTTGCTCGCGCTAGTCCTCTGGAACTACTTCCCCTTCAGACGCCACGATGGCGAGGTCTTCGCGCTGCTGCTGATCATCCACCCCATCTCGCGATTCGTGCTCGAACTGATTCGGGCCGACGAAGGGGGACAGTTCGGAACCTCCTTCACCATTTCGCAGTTGCTCGGATTTGCACTCATGGCAGCAGGGGTAGCGCTCCTCGCCTATCTCGAACTTTATCGTCGCGGCACCCCCGTCTTTGGCCAATCGTTGCCACCCGCGAAGCAGGCTGCCGGGAGCAGTTCTGCCGTAGCAACGTAGCGGTTCTAACGTTTTTTTCGATCTTCCTGGCTAAGCCATTGCAGCGCGACACGCAACCTCAGGCCACCTGGCGCCGGGCTCGGTAACTTGTGAGGTATTTTTGCAAGTTCATCGCTAGTGCGTGTCGCACGGACAAGTGGCGTGCGTGGCGCAAGTAACCTCAGCGGAAATGAACGAAACAGCCGCTGAAAAAATGAGATGCGCTCTAATCGCCGCGCGCACGGTTCGTGCTGGTGGCGGCTGAATCGTCTGATTCTTGGATCGAAGTGAGAGTTGTGATGCACGTAGTGATTACCGCTGTAGGGCCCGACAATGTCCGATTGGCCGACCCCATCATTCACTATGTCACGGGGCAAGGGGCCAACATCGCCGAGATCCAGATGTACGATCACGACGACGAAGCGCTCTTCGCCATGCTGCTGCGCATCCATCTTCCTGAAGAGAAGCTCCCGCAACTGCGCGAAGCGCTAGCGCAAATCTCAGAAGCAACCAAACTTTCGATTCGTGTCTGGTCTCCCGAAGAGCGTGCGAGTCGTCCGCGCCTCGCGCTCTGCGTCACCTATCGCACCGAACCACCACTGGCAATTTTGCGAGCGATTCGCGATGGTCAGATCCGCGCCGAAGCCGCAGTGATGATCGGCAATCGAGGCGCTTGTCGTGGAATCGCCGAGCAGTTTGGCGTTCCATGGGAATCGATCGGCGACGATAGTGGCAAAGCCAACGACGATCAAATGGTCGACTTGCTCGATCGTTATGAAGTCGACTACGTGGTCCTTGCACGCTACATGCGTGTGCTTCCTGCGGCTAGCTGCTGGAAGTATGCCGGTGGACGAATCATTAATTTGCATCACGGGCTATTGCCCAGTTTTCCGGGACTTCGGCCCTATCACGATGCCTATGCGGGTCGGATGCTCACGTTCGGCGCAACGTGTCACTTCATCGTTCCCGAACTCGATGCCGGGAATCAGATCATCCAGCAATCGACCTTCACCGTGCCACCCGGTACGAAGCTCGAAGAGATCATTCGCATCGGCCAGGAAGATAACGAGCCCCGCTGTTTGGTCGAAGGGATTCGCCGCGTGGTTGATCGGGAAGTGCAGCTGCACTTTCATCGCGTGATCGCCACCAACAAGTAGCTGTCG
This window of the Pirellula staleyi DSM 6068 genome carries:
- a CDS encoding carbon-nitrogen hydrolase family protein; this encodes MMTTDLLQVAAIQMRATDDVAANFATAVTLVGQAAAAGARLVVLPELFVSYGDLARTAAVAQSLLGTWITELQQLAKSKNIWLVAGSIPEQVANDQRAYNCSTVISPTGEIVAAYRKIHLFDVEIAGRVASQESLHLLPGNELVVVKIDDWQVGIAICYDLRFPELFRNLATLGAELVVIPAAFTRTTGKDHWDLLVRTRALDAQAYIVAANQGGDHNGQSSSYGHSMIVEPWGKVIAQIDSEDEGIVFSSIDRKRVAEVRRQLPVLRNRRLLDASFPPLHRTNSSGNAEQM
- the folK gene encoding 2-amino-4-hydroxy-6-hydroxymethyldihydropteridine diphosphokinase; this encodes MRFTLQADVLIAVGSNLGSAAENLDRAVEHLEQLPGLEITAVSSWHITQPIGGPAGQPTFANGALRAQTTLSPHELLRQLQQVEQQLHRERKEFWGPRTLDLDLLLYGDQALDDPLLVLPHPRMAVRPFVLHPAAEIASDMLHPPSGRTIGALASHLAASPKLLAILGGLPSFRSQLAEEIARVSGARLTRQADATSSDAQWEAVTCDWLPAATGPALSRDLPRSLLLVASESSDQPINVWRRARLLPPMIVARSLDLALLVREGVAMIDCMR
- the panC gene encoding pantoate--beta-alanine ligase, with the translated sequence MATPVQVIHNVREMQSLVLAWRRAGLRSGLVPTMGALHAGHISLIHAAREKCDRVAATIFVNPTQFGPKEDFSKYPRTLDADLAMLSEAGCDAVFVPDREAMYPSGFSTSVEPPSVSQPLEGVCRPGHFRGVVTVVLKLFGIAPTDASFFGHKDYQQARVIQAMASDLNVPMEVHICPTVREPDGLAMSSRNRYLSPEERQRALSLWRALERCRLQLACGEHRTAELAAAMEKELISGVDAIEYAVVVDPVTLQPIELVEQQAIALIAAKIGTTRLIDNLLLSTDPRVTTTDATAKPTSGNPSQH
- a CDS encoding prolipoprotein diacylglyceryl transferase, whose amino-acid sequence is MRSTLFVIPHEIAGLPVLGLGWALIVWSLVTLGLWGWWIRKRGFTPEFWSIVPFPLMIAAAIALLLPRLELIDAKSLPIGLPIRGYGVMLMLATVSGVGISAWRAQKLGIDPEKIYELAVWMFAAGIIGARLFYVIQYSEDFKRSTIVETLQAIANIQQGGLVVFGALLAAIPAAFFLIRRYKLPFLAVADIITPGMLVGQAVGRLGCFLHGCCFGGICDIDSVAVTFPQESPPYVRHLEMGWKSGVWLDRENLTSDSTTDRVVVAKVEKNSAAERAGLKAGQQIISIGGKSLTSLDEARAQLARVRTSYEVTTSKGDVLRWTIKALPARSAPIHPTQIYSAIDAFLLALVLWNYFPFRRHDGEVFALLLIIHPISRFVLELIRADEGGQFGTSFTISQLLGFALMAAGVALLAYLELYRRGTPVFGQSLPPAKQAAGSSSAVAT
- a CDS encoding formyltransferase family protein, translating into MHVVITAVGPDNVRLADPIIHYVTGQGANIAEIQMYDHDDEALFAMLLRIHLPEEKLPQLREALAQISEATKLSIRVWSPEERASRPRLALCVTYRTEPPLAILRAIRDGQIRAEAAVMIGNRGACRGIAEQFGVPWESIGDDSGKANDDQMVDLLDRYEVDYVVLARYMRVLPAASCWKYAGGRIINLHHGLLPSFPGLRPYHDAYAGRMLTFGATCHFIVPELDAGNQIIQQSTFTVPPGTKLEEIIRIGQEDNEPRCLVEGIRRVVDREVQLHFHRVIATNK